One Dermacentor albipictus isolate Rhodes 1998 colony chromosome 10, USDA_Dalb.pri_finalv2, whole genome shotgun sequence genomic window, AAGCCCCACCTGATCTCCTCACTGACGCTCTTTCGTGTGTTATTAGTTCAAGTAAAGGTAGCACGTATTTTTCACGCTTTAGATAGCCACAGAGAAAAAAAGCTACGCATTCATTTACATGTAAAGGCAGCGCAGAGTGTCTTTGCTGAACCTGTGATCTCAGAGGTCATGCTTTGTCTGGCGCCATCACGCTCGGTGGGTTCAAATGCTGAGCGGAGAGACTGCACGAGTGCCTCAGATCTTGCTTTATTTTCAGCACCTTTCTTGCTAAACAGGCTCTCCCTGAACGGTCACACTACACCCGGAAATTTGGTCGCAGCATTTTCAATCGCTCTGTTCCCAGGAGCAGGAAGGTAAGAATCAGGAGCATCTATCGCTCTTTATTGCGGTAGGGTAATTTGTCTGCACACATTTAGGCAAAATAAGCATGCTGCCATGAAAGAAGACAGTTACTTCGCTGTCTAGAAATGCAGTCTTCTAGTGAAATGCTCACTCTGATGGTAAAAAAGCGGACACGCTAGTGCACTTATCACATTACAACTGTCACACCTACGAAGCGAGGAACATAACCATGTTCAATTAACCCATGGTTCATATTTTTTGTACTTGCTATTGCTTTGTAACCTGCAGGACTTCTGAGAACATGCCAGGATTCAAAATTGTCGCCGCTTCTTTGCAGCGCATCGATCGTCTTCATGGCCGAAGAAATGTCTGATCCATCGCGCATTATACCGAAGTCTGTCGTGGGCGGAACTGTCTTGGTAACCGGGCTGGTCGTGCTGACCAACGCGGCCTACTTTGTCGTCCTGGATCCCGGGAGCATCGCAGCCTCTGAAGCGACGGCCTCAACTTTTTCCCGGGAAGCATGGGGCACGGCGGGCCAGTTTATTGTGCCCGCCATAGTCTGCGTTTGTTCCTTTGGAACGTTGAGTGCCTCATTCTTCACGAACAGCCGACTCTATATGGCCGCTGCTCGGCAAGGGCACCTGCCATCCTTCATCAACCTGATCAGTGTCAAGTCGTCACTCCCTGTCGTTGCGATTGCGCTCAGGACGTGCATTGCCATACCGTTTGCTCTGACTGGATCAGTGAATTTTCTTGCTAAGAGCTCCATGATTTTCTACTGCTTCAATGTTGTAGTGGTGATGGTCGCCATGCTCAGGCTCCGTGTAAGCATGAAAGACGCTGCAAGGCCCGTAAGGGTGCCGACTTGGCTCGTTTTTGTCAACATTGGCGTCTCTCTTACCGTTATTCTTTTCCCGCTCTTTTCAACGGCTGAAACCGTGCGATATGCATTCAGTATAGGGTGCCTATTGGTGGGTTTGCCAGTTTACATCCTTGTTAAGACTGTACAGCGCCGGTACGCAGGAGAGAAATTACACAAGGCAGCTCAGAAGTTGTTTCTAAGCGTCCCATGTGCTGAGTGCGTGAAACTAAAGTGAGATGCGTCACAGAGTGAAAATCATCTCACTTTAGTCCGATGCTTAACGAAAATATTTAGGCAAAAATATTTAGGCAAAATAGACGCTAAGCAATGATTTTAGATGTTTAAACAAAGAGCATAGCATAAATATTTAAGAAATAAAAACATGATCAACTTTCATCAAACGCATTTATTGTTGCGATAGCTAGTATATCAACACTCAGGCGCATCTCCGCCATCACCGTCCCTATCGTCATTcacgtgatgttccgcataaagtccaagtgccgTTTCATCGTGGCCGCGTGCCTTGTGGTTTGGGTGCAAGTGAAAACGTGCGAGGGTGTGCAGAGGACGGCGGCTCGAACTGCGAGGGTCTGAAGAGGACGGCGGCGCGActggggaaaggcagggaagaaGCCCGCTGGCTTACGTCTTTCCAAAAGCGGCAGGAGCCGCTCTACTCCAGCGGCTCATGCCGCACCTGAGCCCGGCCGCGAATGccctatcttgagagcgatctccgatgagtacagagtctaggtgcgccgagggctgatagcttcgtgtgagCTGTGTTCTCGTCGCGTAGTTCACaccgaagcgagaggcagcacgaaagtcagtTCGCTCGCCAGTGCTGCCGCTCTTCCCCAACGCAACGTTTTTaaagcgagtgtccgcggtcatcgagggaCACCatgcgcatgacaccatgcttgttcatttagtcaATGAGCGAGTATTTACGACTCCATGCGGCCGAGAAgactactatcctcacttcgaATAGCTgtataataatttgctatcgcaatcgatgcttcgcctttcggacgaaactatgGCTGTTAGTGACAAGTGTAAACAAAAATAAGACATGCGCAAGGACACTGAGCCGGGCTTGTTAGTCTACGTGCTTTACGATGAAACAGGGCAGACGGCGGGATGGGTGAAACAGACAGAACAGCGCAATGTCCTCTTTGTTTCATCCACCTGGTTGTATGCGCTGTTTCACCATATTGAAATAGCCACAtcaaagattatatatatatatatatatatatatatatatatatatatatatatatatatatatatatatatatatatatatatatatatatatatatataatgctctGTTAGGGATGGCCGATCACTATCGGCGGTGATAGGCAACGTGGCGCAATGTTGCTATAGGAGAGCGATCAAAAAGGCGAAGTAACCATTTATTTGTGGCGATGTTTTGTGTGAATCGCCAAAAGAGGGAGATGGAGAAgagaatttatttttttcaaaaacCTAGTGAGGTCGGTCTGAGCTTAAAGTATACTTATCTACTACTCTTGTCATAGGGAACGTGAAGATGAAGAAGATATGGGTATGATGGTAAGCGTATTACCAACCACGAATATATGCTTGTGTTTATACAAAGAACTTTTAAAAAGCTTTCATGGCTCACTTTGTGGAGAATTGCAGCAATCTACCTAGACTCGCGCACAACTTTCTACGGCTATGAAGAGAAAGCTACAGAGGCAAAGCACGCGCGAGtgagagtgcttctgaaaagagtcccgcgctTTATACCACGTTTGTTTAGGCTGGGGACGACAAAACACAAACACCTTAGTAGCAACAGTCAAATAAagcagaacacaccactgagtgtagTGGTTTACTTACGTTACGGCTTTTCCCTTCTTCGTCTGGCGAAACGAGAAACCACCGTAAGTGGAAGCTGCGCCAATTCaacgtctgttccgagcaaccaaaagcactttcaaacgctgccggactactctgcgtggtaacacatgtgcagcagccatgcGCCCATCGGTGTCCCTTCATAGCGACAGAAATTTGTCCGCTAGTATAGCACCACATCTTCGCACAACTGTCTCCTGATGGGAGCTCACGAGCAGGCGAATGAGCGTCGTTCACAGTAATATTGTTATATAGCAACAAGTGCATGCTCAACTCACTCAGGCACATAGCTCAAGTCACACAATGGCAAGTCAGCGGTTGGACGTAATTTCCGTAGTGGAGAGTAAGGGCGGCACCTAGTCTTTCCGTAGTCATGTAGGATGGCCATATTAGCCGCCTATCGTTTATATTTCGTGGGTAACCACTTAtatcaccggctaacaaatgttaaactttatcgctcagcgcaagaagCGCCTGCAGGTATCGCAAGTTTCTGGGACGTTATCAATTGTTCTATCCCCTGTCTGTTGTTCCcgagccttgtgtaatcagaGTGCATGCAGGGCACAAATActgtagcactttctggaagacacgcgggtgccagccattactctggaaccttcgacgaatcAGGTGCAAAAgtcgatgcgcttgacccgctgatcagattttcaacgatcaccgactttgctcgctgctatcgttgtgcatAAATGTTACCTGCTTTGCTGGGTACAAGTGCGCTCCAATAAAGACTTAAATTTGTAAGTCACAATTATTACACTGTGTCGTTGttcactgtcactaccacgtgacaattaTATTCCATAGGAATTGAGCACATACAATTTCACCAACATTATGATACTccgtaatgcaaaatttgagcgcagctctataggtgctttcatttcgcaatatattggttGGCGCGGACGATCTCTCTCGTGCGCACGTTCCAAACGGAGCAAAGTATGgcgcgtctgcctcgctaatcgggagatcgcgagaggcagcgcgtgggtgacgcgtcgGCACAattcacaacagccgccgcagacagactatCACTCAAgcaacgctttgtttccatacagacgatgcAAGCTACTTTGGCACCATGTCGTAGCCATCATCGCCACAGACCCCCTCTTGcccggcactacgcttttcttctcacgctttcgttccaccgaCGACGTGAGTGGCCCTTCGTCGCGGGCAAGTCTTGGCAACAGTGTCAGCGGCGAAAACACCCAAGGGAAGGTCACATCAAGCCTTACTCTTGGCCTCTCGCCATCGCCCCTTACAGCCTGCTCGCAAACGTGAGATCAATGCAAGAACTGTGTTGCGTCGTGGGTCTATTCGTAGGCGTCTTCGGTTTCAGCGAGTAGCAATCTAGCATGAAACTTCCGATCCATTTCCGTGCCCTTTCGCCACATCGGTGTTAATGTCACCGCAAACGAGGGCCGGCGTACTATGTGGCTTTAAGGTCTTCATCGTTTCTGCCAGGAACGTTTCCGCGTCACAACGAGACGTGCTCGGCTCGTCTGATGTACACGCTGACGATCACGAGACCAGTAGGTATCTCGACAGCACAAGCGGCTCCCACATGGCTTCTGCATGCTGTTGCCTATACACGGGATCAGCCTTACGGGCACGATCGCGCTCGCGCTTACGTTCGCGTACGGCAGCCTCTTCTGCCGTGCGCTGGGCCCGCGGCCTGCCCATTGTGACAGCCGGGAATGCATTGCGTGACGCACGCAATGCAATGCAGATGTATACAGTTCATCTAGGTAGCGTGGCgctcaaccatctttctttaagaaagcgGCTTTGATATTTTTTACCAGATCCTAAGACGAGCCCGTATTCACGCGCGGGTGCTTTCACCGATAAAcagggaagctcagttaatcgcGACAAGGGAGGCGCAGGGTGGTGTCATGCCTAGCAGACGCAACTTttgcttccagtgaactttgtgcgcatgcgctaactctagctgagttcgtcgcttcgcgccgttataAGGCAATGACTGGCTGGCCAGTTGGCGCTCGCGCGCTGCTGCGAGTATAAACTGTAGTGTTCAACGCAGATATCAGTGGGGTTTCCAGCAGTGCGTTTACGTCGCGCGCGGACGAATCAGAGAGACATACATAGAAAGCCTCGCTTTAAAAGTGGAGAGCAGACGCCCCGTTTTCGGTCGCGCGAAAGGACGTGGGGGACGGCAAGGAGGGATGGGCGGCGCGgtactccggcagcaactgcgcatttcgcgaccgggcgcgcGGGAAgtgatgatcgcggctcaatctcgcgctccATATGTGGAGGCATGCGGGGCACGCAGCGCAGCGCGGGgcgcggcttcgactccgccaacatgTGCGTACATACCTCGGCACATCTGCGCACGGTCACGCGCCCGCTATCTTGCAAACCTATATGCAGACTGCTCTTACCTTTGTGCGCGCGGTGTGCTCGCCGCTTTTGCGTTCAGTCGGCAgacggcacgaaggtcacttcgcttgtGGCTGCTGCCGCATTGCTCACGATATCGTTTTCACAGCAAGTGTGCGAGTGCAGTGTTTCAACCACTGGCACGCCTCGGTACGTGTTTCGTGTTGTTCACGTAAAGAATACGATCGAGCCAAGAGCCAGTCAACACAGAACACCGTTGCTTTATTTGCTCAACTATATATACGTTGTGGGTAGTAGAGGGAACACGTTTCGTGTTCGAACCAacgaaccaacatgttcgttggttCGATCGTTAGTGGGCATGCGCAGTAATGCCGAGTTGAACATGATGTGCATGTCTTTATCAAACACGATACAGTACGGTTTGGCACGCACCGACAAGCGAATAGACGTGCGCACCGAGACATCGACGCGAAGCCGCAGGCGCCGCGGCCGATGTTCCTTGTCGCGGAGATAGGCGTGCCATATAAATAGCAATGAAGATTTCCTTCTTAAGTCAATCCAACTTCGTTTGAGAATTTGCGTTGTCTTGCTTAAATATTTTGACGGTCTCAAGCATAGAATCATGTCACGCAGAGGAGCAATGAAGCAACTCAATACAAACAAAAGTAATCCTGCTCTccacgccactgcgcatgcgttcGTTGCAAGTCATCGCCATGTGACATTCCGGAACTTTTCCTTCGAAGCGCGATATGGCGCAACGAAAATAAACAGCGGCCTCGGAACGCTGGAATCACGGCTTAAGTGTCGTGGGCACTGTAGTTGCAGGTATAATCGGCGATATGTCTGAAAGCCATACCAACGCAAGAGATGCAACTTGCTGCAAGACAGATATATCTAGCCCCGATGTGTTAAAGATGCCGGTTGGAAGTTCATTCCGGCCGTTGCATTCGAAGGAGTTTTTCTACATGTCTacatggatgaatggatggatgcgaaactttaataaggtcctgaggtacgcgactcagcgctctgcgggccgctcccacgttgggacatgtctacatgtaaaaaaaaaaatttatacatGTCTACTGcgtggtgctctttttagcattcACATAAAAAACTGAATGCAACTGACACCAATAGCTGCGCTGAACTGTAAGATAGTTTTTACgtgcaggttaaaaaaaatgaaggtttTATTTTTCGGAAATACTTGTGTGTCGGAGCAATGCTTGCGTTTCTACTAATACACACTTTGCTCATTCAACATGGCGTTGACGAGTTAACAAATTGATCAAATTTGCTAATTGTAAGCAACATCTGACCTGAAAAAGAATGTTCAGCTGCGGCAGAAAAAACTGCATtttggttctttttctttcaggaAAAAGGACGTTATAAGAAAGGTTACATAAGCAAAGAGTGATTAACATTCAGAACAAGTGATTTCACCTATTGTGCAGTGGTAAATGTTCGTTGTAACATATGCTGATTGATTGACAGCTGAAGGGCTGAAGCCAGCAAAAGCTGGTCATAAAAGCAGTCCGTTCTCCCTTTTTGAGGGTTAAAGCATATTGTATAAACACAGTCTCATTCAGAACAAATGGAGGCAAGGTTAACTTATGTAGAGAGTTTCACGTGGTCGGTGTGACTCTTTGCTCTATGGAAAAATTTCCTACAAACCGAgacacagcaaaaaagaaaccaATTGTGACCACGATGCAAAAAAGTGCAATGATCTGCATAATGGTGGAGGAAGGTATTACAAACACACTGAACATATACACTTTTGGAGATGTGCCTAATTTTGTTTTCAAGTATGTCCGCTGAAAATCAAGAGGCTAACTAAAAGTTTTGTATTTATCTCACTTGCAACACCCCTGCAGTTGGTCCTCTCAGCCCTCAGTAGCTTTAAGATCCATTCAAATCGCACTGCTCGAAAGCTCCTTGACAGCTTAGTTTCGGGTTCTGTTTCGACGGTCGGGACAGATAGCACGCCTCTCGTGAGAGCACCGCACAACAATCAGTATTACTAGTAAGTAAATGCGGCTGCATTTATTGGTGCCACATATTATCTCCTGTAGGGAACGCACGGTACACACTGAAAAAGTTTCTGAACAAAGCGGAAGAAAGCCGTTGCTGCAGTTGTTTGACTCAATGCGCAGAAAAGGAAGTACGCTGGGAAACCGAGCAGCATGGTTCCAAATGTCACGAAATACTCCGTGATATGACTTCTTCCCAGGAATGGGGTGATCACGAGGGTCAACAAGATGGCAAGGTTTATACATATGACGAGCGTTGGAACTCTGATGCCTCTTGATGTGTCCTTGAGGGTCCTGCGTAGCTTGAGCATGGCTAAAATAGACATGACATTCATCACAGAAACAACTGCCATAAAGCCTTTGGCAAGGAATCCCACCGAGCCCGTCAAGGTGAATGCCACCGCAATACACGTCCTGCAGAATATGGAAACCACTGGAAGTGAAGTCTTCGTTGATATCAGCGAGAAAACTTCGGGCATATGCTTGTTTCGTGCGGATGCCATGAAGAGACGAACGTTGGTCAAGCAGGCGCAACTCATCGTCCCAAACGTACAGACGCAAACGATGACTGGCACCAGGAATTGTCCCGCAGTTCCCCACGTGAGTCGTGTAAACGTGGCGGCTGTCGCTACAGTGGCGTTCAAACTCCCCGGATCCAGGACCACGAAGTAGGCCATATTGGTGAACACGTGCAGACCAGTAACGAGGAAAAGCCCACCCAAAAGAGCCCTTGGGATTGTTCGGCAGGGGTCCGACATCTCCTCGGCCATGCAGCAGATCGGCGTACTGCACAAGTTTGTAAAAATAGAACATGCAGTTCCTTAGCAACGCATGCAGATCATAGTACGGAAAGAGCGTACACACAGCAGAGCAGGAGCGAGGATGGAGTTTTCCCTTTGTCCCACTCTTTTTGTGTTTACGACTTATTACAATGTAATCATTACAAATCTTTAAATGCTTGCAAGGTTTTTTACCTTAAAAACTCAAAATAAGATCCTTCATGTCATATGGCGAGCAatttgcatctttctttttttggcagtaGCGTGTCCAGTAATGTTCATATCAGACtttaagaataatttttgccatGCTAGTTGCTGCATGATTTCTAGAAGCAGGAAACTGCCTAAAGCACGAAGCCCCTCAGAGAGAAAGAACGTCCTGTAACGTTATTTATAGTTCGGCAGCTTTGCCGTAATTTCTTGTTTGAGTCAATGTTCTGATAACCAATAATATCAGGTTCATTTCACAGTAGTGCTGCATGCGCTAACTGCGGTTGGCCTTCATACTTTCCTGGCAGCTAGATAAAGATAACCCTGTATATTTCGGCAGTTTCTGCAAGCATCTTGATATTCGAATCTCTAAGTATGCGCTGATAATTGCGAACAACATAGAGTTGCATGGTTTTACTGATGATGGCCCCAAACTGCTCGGAAATTAGTTTTTGTAATCCCCTGGTTCGTAAAGCCTTGACGCCGGCTATACAACAAGATACTGTACAGTTTCTGTGCGTTTCGGTAAATATGTCAGTTTTGCGATGTGCGTGCCACCTGATGATCTCGACTTATATAATCAAGAAGCCAGTAAAAGCCGTGCAGAGCGAGCAGCCATTGCGACggtggtttttttcttaataataatatttggggttttacgtgccaaaaccactttctgattatgaggcacaggttttttttttttttttttttttacactgaaaAAGTTTCTGAACAAAGCGGAAGAAAGCCGTTGCTGCAGTTGTTTGACTCAATGCGCAACGATTCATGTTGCATTCATTCTTCATGTTGTACTATGGTATATATGGAGTAACCATGCACAATAAAATTCATTTGTTAGTAGCGCTGTGTGCTCGTTCCCTTCTGTTGTCCTACATGCTGTTTTGCGCTCTGCCTTAAGTAATGCAGTACCAACTATcccaccagtctgttctcttgAATAGCATATGAAGCCGCCACACTGATGCGCGAAACAGAACGAAAATGCTGAAAAGCGGGAGTGGCCAGGGCCGAAATTAGGTAGAGGGGACTTTAGAATGGTTCTCTATAACTGATGATTGTGTTCTAAACATTTGTAAAAATCTGGAGCACTTCCTGAGAGAAAGAATTCGAgaagagggaaaggcagggaggtccgACAGGTGAGCGTTCACTTTTTTATCCTAAACGCTGGGTAATGGAAAGGGGTAAGGTAAACAGAAAAATACCAAGGGAGTGATCACTAAGTGTACGTGGGAGGATGCAGAGAAGCACTATAAACGAGCTCTCAAGCCGGTGTGCTCCAAGTACTGTACTAATGCACGAATTGTTTTTTTGTTCCAGTGACAGATGTCACCACGgcccgagtatctttgactcggagaacggtctcAAGCCCAGCCGGTTCAAAGTTGTCCAGATAGAGAGGTGTTTTACGTCGTAGAGCCAACAGGTACACAATAGGTTCtggatggtttcctcgcacccaaaTGCGTCGCACGTTGGGCTACCGGCCATTCCCGCAAGAGTAAGCTTTCCTAAACGCCACTCCCATTCACGAGCAGTACAGCTAGATTGCTTCGCCGTGGGGCAGGCTAGATAGCGATTATAGCAGCAGCAAGGGGTCCAGATTATCCAGTCAGAAAtggaaggcacttgaactccacaAAGTTTGTGCCTTCTTGCGTGTAAGCTCACGAaattccctggcagcgtccgccTTCACCAAATgtattggacgcgtctgggtgtcttcgtgggcagaccgggcagcgcGGTCAGCAATATCGTCGCCGGCTAcaccacagtgagcaggaatctaCTGAAAGATTACGTTGTGCCCTCTTTCCACAGCATGGTGACGTATTGCCCAATGCCGAATATTATCTGCTCCTATGTTCTGTGATCTAGGGCGGATTGATGcagtgaagagctgccttagagttacaaaataTGACCCATTTCTGTGCTGGTTCATTGATTATGTATTTTATGTGCACGGAGGCCTCTATGTTCTGCCCCCGCTTGGCTGGAATGGCGAAATCGGCAACTGTGCTGGTAGGTGAAATAGAATCAATGGTATATATGTACCTACGTACGTGGTCATGATATGTCTTTTGCAATAGTAACACGTCAGTTGCTTCAGAACCGGGGTGGATGAGTCGCCCTCTTTGTAATTCTGTGAATAACAAggttcacttgaggctgtcgaaAGAACCCCTGCAGAAATAAGGCTGATCATACTGAACTCCACTTATCTTTATGTGTGTCGGAATATTGCCAATTCCGTGTGTCTTCATGTCCATAATCCGTTGGACGCTCGAGGTGAAGTGTCATGACACtgaagtcaagtccaagcagctattATAGGTGGCACCCCTGAAGATACGTATGTCTGCCTTTATTCCCATTGCACATATCATGTTCGGCAGCAAAAGCCGAAAGACTCCGGCCTATGGAGCCAAACTTGGTGCCTCCGCACAGTTATTGATGTGCGTGGAAGACGCCTGTGATAATCCAGGTCCACTGGTCATTAGCAGTACTTTCTTCAGCCTTTTCCCGTCAAAGTGATCCGCTGGGAACATGCAGGCTCCAATAAGTTTGAATGGCACAGCCTTCTTTTTGACTTGCAGACAGATATATTGATTGTAATTGTGAGGCTCTACCATGTGGACGACATATGTAATGTTTATGCGGATGTAAAGGATAACTTTGCTGCACACACCACATGTGAACGAG contains:
- the LOC139050476 gene encoding b(0,+)-type amino acid transporter 1-like produces the protein MAEREGSTYGRLRRDMGLFSAVAVVVGNCVGAGIFITPSIVYREAGSVGVDLLIWVAAGVGSLIHGLCIAEMGTMLPSAGGPYEYLKVAVESLGKTGDVICFLYCWCFVVADPMGAALHALTFTSYLLGLVYGTCTPPHLVTALVTIAAIELAAVVNVFSLRMSMKLQNYIFILKLGVLIAIIGTGIVWAFQVPRLLEKFSFSGRTTPRGVVEAFAVAMFNGAGSTPICCMAEEMSDPCRTIPRALLGGLFLVTGLHVFTNMAYFVVLDPGSLNATVATAATFTRLTWGTAGQFLVPVIVCVCTFGTMSCACLTNVRLFMASARNKHMPEVFSLISTKTSLPVVSIFCRTCIAVAFTLTGSVGFLAKGFMAVVSVMNVMSILAMLKLRRTLKDTSRGIRVPTLVICINLAILLTLVITPFLGRSHITEYFVTFGTMLLGFPAYFLFCALSQTTAATAFFRFVQKLFQCVPCVPYRR